A window of Lagenorhynchus albirostris chromosome 11, mLagAlb1.1, whole genome shotgun sequence contains these coding sequences:
- the LOC132529213 gene encoding LOW QUALITY PROTEIN: histamine N-methyltransferase-like (The sequence of the model RefSeq protein was modified relative to this genomic sequence to represent the inferred CDS: deleted 1 base in 1 codon) gives MASSMKSLFSDHSRYVESFRRFLNNSTGHQNADIAWCYCMQQFMDEKLLGIIARIGDTKSEIKILSIGGGAGEIDLHILSKVQAQYPGVSINNEVVEPSAEQITKYKELVAKTSNLENIKFTWHKETSPEYQNRMMEKKELQKWDFIHMIQMLYYVKDIPATLKFFHSLLATSAKILITLVSRTSGWDKLWKKYRSHLPRDDLCQYVTSSDLVQMLDKLGIKYECYDLLSTMDISDCFNDSNENEDLLWDFLTETCNFSTTAPPDLKAEIMKDLQDPEFSVKKEGKVLFNNSLSFIVVEAYISTMRMYSNTIA, from the exons ATGGCATCTTCCATGAAGAGCTTGTTTTCTGACCATAGCAGATATGTTGAATCTTTCCGGAGGTTTCTCAACAATTCCACGGGGCATCAG AATGCTGATATTGCATGGTGCTATTGCATGCAGCAATTCATGGACGAGAAGCTGCTGGGCATAATAGCAAGGATTGGAGACACAAAATCTGAAATTAAGATTCTAAGTATTGGTGGAGGTGCAGGTGAAATTGATCTTCATATCCTCTCCAAAGTGCAGGCTCAATACCCAGGAGTTAGTATCAACAATGAAGTTGTTGAACCAAGTGCTGAACAAATCACCAAGTACAAAGAGCTTGTAGCCAAGACATCAAACCTCGAGAACATAAAGTTTACTTGGCATAAGGAGACATCACCTGAATATCAAAATAGAatgatggagaaaaaagaacttcAGAAGTGGGACTTTATTCATATGATTCAGATGCTGTATTATGTAAAAGACATCCCAGCCACCCTGAAATTCTTCCACAGTCTCTTAGCTACCAGTGCTAAGATTCTCATTACTCTTGTGTCCAGAACCAGTGGCTGGGACAAGCTATGGAAAAAGTACAGATCTCACTTACCCCGGGATGACCTCTGCCAGTATGTCACATCATCTGACCTCGTGCAGATGCTGGACAAGTTGGGGATTAAGTATGAGTGTTATGACCTTCTGTCCACCATGGACATATCTGACTGTTTTAatgacagcaatgaaaatgaagaccTGCTTTGGGATTTTTTGACAGAAACCTGCAACTTTAGTACAACAGCACCACCTGATCTCAAAGCAGAAATTATGAAAGATCTGCAAGACCCTGAATTCAGtgtaaagaaagagggaaaggttCTTTTCAATAACAGTCTGAGTTTCATAGTGGTTGAGGCATATATATCCACCATGAGAATGTATTCAAATACTATAGCTTGA